A genomic segment from Deltaproteobacteria bacterium HGW-Deltaproteobacteria-4 encodes:
- the katG gene encoding catalase/peroxidase HPI → MSHESRCPVTGRTDKPTASRGTSNRDWWPNQLNLKMLHQNSPLGNPMGEEFNYAEEFKKLDLQALKQDLYALMTNSQEWWPADWGHYGGLFIRMAWHSAGTYRTGDGRGGASSGSQRFAPLNSWPDNVNLDKARRLLWPIKQKYGRQISWADLMILAGNCALESMGFKTFGFGGGREDIWEPEEDIYWGKEETWLGDKRYSGDRDLENPLAAVQMGLIYVNPEGPNGEPDPVGSGRDVRETFARMAMNDEETVALVAGGHTFGKCHGAGPASYVGPEPEAAPIEEQGLGWRSSFGIGKGGDTISSGIEGAWKPNPTTWDMGYLKVLFKYEWELVKSPAGANQWLAKDVAEEDMVVDAHDPTQMRRPMMTTADLSLRFDPIYEPIARSYLKNPEKFADAFARAWFKLTHRDMGPRARYLGAEVPAEELIWQDPVPAVNQPLINAPEIVALKGKIIASGLPISQLVATAWAAASTFRGSDKRGGANGARIRLAPQKDWEVNQPAQLQSVLQVLEGIRKEFNSAQSGGKSVSLADLIVLAGCAGIEQAAQRAGQNVIVPFTPGRTDATQEQTDVEAFAVLEPAADGFRNYLKTRYTVPAEELLIDRAQLLTLTAPEMTVLLGGLRVLNANVGATPHGVFTKRPEILTNDFFVNLLDMGTTWKPTVESDDVFEGRDRTSGELKWTATRVDLIFGSNSQLRALAEVYGCQDSQEKFLNDFIAAWNKVMNLDRFDLA, encoded by the coding sequence ATGAGTCATGAGAGCAGATGTCCGGTCACAGGCCGAACTGACAAACCGACCGCCAGCCGGGGCACATCGAACCGGGACTGGTGGCCAAACCAGCTGAACCTCAAGATGCTGCACCAGAATTCTCCCTTGGGCAACCCGATGGGGGAGGAGTTCAACTACGCAGAGGAATTCAAAAAACTCGACCTGCAGGCTCTGAAGCAGGATCTTTATGCGCTGATGACCAACTCGCAGGAGTGGTGGCCGGCGGACTGGGGGCATTACGGTGGGCTCTTTATCCGTATGGCGTGGCACAGCGCCGGCACCTACCGCACCGGCGACGGTCGTGGCGGCGCGTCGTCGGGTTCGCAGCGTTTCGCACCGCTCAACAGCTGGCCGGATAACGTCAACCTCGACAAGGCGCGCCGCCTCCTCTGGCCGATCAAACAGAAGTACGGTCGGCAAATTTCCTGGGCCGACCTGATGATCCTCGCCGGCAACTGCGCGCTGGAGTCGATGGGCTTCAAGACCTTCGGATTTGGCGGCGGACGCGAAGATATATGGGAACCGGAAGAGGATATTTACTGGGGAAAGGAAGAGACCTGGCTGGGTGACAAGCGCTACAGCGGTGACCGTGATCTCGAGAATCCACTCGCGGCCGTGCAGATGGGACTGATCTACGTCAACCCGGAAGGGCCGAACGGTGAACCCGATCCGGTCGGCTCCGGCCGGGATGTGCGCGAGACCTTTGCCCGCATGGCGATGAACGACGAAGAGACCGTCGCCCTGGTTGCCGGCGGCCACACTTTCGGCAAATGCCATGGCGCCGGCCCGGCATCGTATGTCGGTCCGGAACCGGAAGCTGCCCCGATCGAAGAGCAGGGTCTCGGTTGGAGAAGCAGTTTCGGTATCGGCAAAGGCGGCGATACCATCAGTAGCGGCATCGAGGGCGCCTGGAAACCGAACCCGACCACATGGGACATGGGTTATCTGAAGGTGCTGTTCAAGTACGAATGGGAGCTGGTCAAGAGTCCGGCCGGCGCCAATCAGTGGCTGGCCAAGGATGTCGCCGAAGAGGACATGGTGGTTGACGCCCACGACCCGACGCAGATGCGGCGGCCGATGATGACGACGGCGGACCTGTCCCTGCGCTTTGACCCGATCTATGAACCGATCGCGCGAAGCTATCTGAAAAACCCGGAGAAATTCGCCGATGCGTTCGCAAGGGCGTGGTTCAAGCTGACCCACCGCGACATGGGACCGCGCGCCCGTTATCTCGGCGCTGAAGTGCCGGCAGAGGAACTGATCTGGCAGGACCCGGTCCCGGCAGTCAACCAGCCCTTGATTAACGCACCGGAGATCGTCGCCCTCAAGGGGAAGATCATCGCCTCTGGACTCCCGATCTCGCAACTCGTCGCGACCGCCTGGGCAGCGGCCTCCACCTTCCGCGGCTCTGACAAGCGCGGCGGAGCAAACGGCGCGCGGATCCGTTTAGCACCGCAGAAGGATTGGGAAGTGAATCAGCCGGCGCAACTGCAGAGCGTTCTGCAGGTCCTGGAGGGAATTCGGAAAGAGTTCAACAGTGCCCAATCCGGTGGAAAATCGGTCTCCCTTGCTGATCTGATTGTACTGGCGGGTTGCGCCGGAATCGAGCAAGCCGCACAGAGAGCCGGACAAAATGTGATTGTCCCCTTCACGCCGGGACGCACCGATGCGACGCAGGAGCAGACCGACGTGGAGGCATTCGCTGTCCTCGAACCGGCGGCCGACGGCTTCCGCAACTACCTCAAAACCAGATACACTGTACCGGCCGAAGAACTGCTGATCGATCGGGCGCAACTACTGACGTTGACCGCCCCGGAGATGACGGTCCTCCTGGGCGGTCTGCGCGTCCTCAATGCCAACGTTGGAGCAACCCCCCACGGCGTCTTCACCAAGCGGCCGGAGATCCTCACTAATGATTTCTTTGTCAATCTCCTCGACATGGGGACCACCTGGAAGCCGACTGTGGAAAGTGACGATGTTTTTGAGGGGCGGGATCGTACCAGCGGTGAGCTAAAGTGGACCGCTACCCGGGTCGACCTTATCTTCGGTTCAAACTCCCAGCTCCGGGCCCTGGCGGAAGTCTACGGCTGCCAAGACTCTCAGGAGAAGTTCCTGAATGATTTTATCGCGGCCTGGAACAAGGTCATGAACCTTGACCGTTTTGACCTTGCCTGA